In Leuconostocaceae bacterium ESL0723, the following proteins share a genomic window:
- the fetB gene encoding iron export ABC transporter permease subunit FetB translates to MINKTVEISNWSLVLSFAMVVISLLISYQQKLGLEKETIISVVRAIVQLIIVAYILRFVFRVDDFWLTSAMMAIILWNASRNGEKRADGVPHSLRTTFVALLLGGGVTLAILVFSGAIKPVPWQLVPITGMVMNTAMIAIDLVYRSLDQMFVDQQEQVFERLALGADPKLAAGDIIKNAVKFGMQPTIDSIKTLGLVSLPGTMSGLIMAGVEPVLAIKYQIMVTFMILSSTALSSVYAAYATYRKYFNKNWLLELPSPK, encoded by the coding sequence ATGATTAATAAAACCGTCGAAATTTCAAATTGGTCCCTGGTCCTGTCCTTTGCCATGGTCGTTATTTCCTTATTAATTAGTTACCAGCAAAAACTGGGCTTAGAAAAGGAAACGATTATCAGCGTGGTTAGGGCCATTGTCCAGTTAATTATTGTGGCCTATATCTTGCGCTTTGTTTTCCGGGTGGATGACTTCTGGCTGACGTCAGCGATGATGGCCATTATTCTCTGGAATGCCTCGCGCAACGGCGAAAAACGGGCTGATGGTGTGCCCCATTCGCTGCGGACGACCTTTGTGGCCCTCCTGCTGGGTGGGGGCGTCACCCTGGCCATTCTGGTATTTAGTGGGGCGATTAAGCCGGTCCCTTGGCAGTTGGTACCAATCACGGGGATGGTGATGAACACCGCCATGATTGCGATTGACCTAGTCTATCGGAGCCTGGACCAGATGTTTGTCGACCAGCAAGAACAGGTCTTTGAACGCTTGGCCCTGGGGGCTGATCCCAAGTTGGCTGCCGGCGATATCATCAAAAACGCCGTTAAATTTGGGATGCAGCCCACCATTGATTCCATTAAGACCCTGGGTTTAGTCTCACTGCCTGGTACCATGTCGGGTTTAATTATGGCTGGGGTTGAACCGGTCTTGGCCATTAAATACCAAATCATGGTGACCTTTATGATTCTGTCATCAACGGCCTTATCTAGTGTTTATGCCGCCTATGCAACCTACCGCAAATACTTCAACAAAAATTGGCTGCTAGAGTTGCCTAGCCCCAAATAG
- the ruvA gene encoding Holliday junction branch migration protein RuvA — MYEYLQGVITIIQPAYLVLETKDGVGYRLYTANPYQFEEGQQQRLYAEQIVRENEISLYGFASQADKQVFDKLLSVSGIGPKSALAILAGGDITGVVNAVEADDWQYLTQFPGVGKKTAQQIVLDLKGKVSGILPAGADGQATVDTNSAGQHANQQALDDALLALDSLGYGNKDVQKVGKLLANQEAATTEEYLRQALKLLVKS, encoded by the coding sequence ATGTACGAGTACCTGCAGGGGGTCATCACCATTATTCAACCGGCCTACCTGGTCTTAGAGACCAAGGACGGGGTCGGTTACCGGTTATACACCGCTAACCCTTACCAGTTTGAGGAGGGGCAGCAGCAGCGTCTTTATGCCGAGCAAATCGTTCGGGAAAATGAAATCAGTCTCTACGGTTTTGCCAGCCAGGCTGACAAGCAGGTCTTTGACAAGCTGCTTTCGGTTTCAGGGATTGGCCCTAAGAGTGCCCTGGCAATCTTAGCCGGTGGTGACATTACCGGCGTTGTGAATGCCGTTGAAGCCGATGACTGGCAGTATCTGACCCAGTTCCCAGGGGTTGGTAAGAAGACTGCCCAGCAGATTGTCTTAGACCTAAAGGGCAAGGTTTCCGGTATTTTGCCTGCTGGTGCCGACGGTCAAGCGACAGTTGATACTAACAGTGCTGGTCAGCACGCTAACCAGCAGGCCCTAGACGATGCCCTGCTAGCCCTGGATTCACTGGGTTACGGTAACAAGGATGTACAAAAGGTTGGCAAGCTGCTAGCTAATCAGGAAGCAGCAACGACCGAAGAGTACTTGCGGCAGGCGCTGAAGCTGCTCGTCAAGTCATAA
- a CDS encoding bile acid:sodium symporter family protein has protein sequence MGSIRKFGDWTSKWFTLLILIWAGFSYFFPAFSLSYAKNVSYILMFILFGMGLTLSWEDFKRIGKRPIPVILGTVAHYVIMPLVAWILCLIFRLDGAVAAGVILVGSCPSGTASSVMAYLAKGDVALDVTIEALSTLLAPIMLPLLLKFYAGKYVDVSFQTLFINISVIVVIPIVLGVFLNSLFHSHIQKAKEALPLLSQIAILAIIGVVVAVNQKHLFTAETLIVIPVVIFHNLSGYALGYAFARMIGLNHAQSKAITFEVGMQDSSLGATLAIKYFSPVAAVPSTVFSIWHNISGSALSTWWRNRHEATNS, from the coding sequence ATGGGGAGTATTCGAAAATTTGGCGACTGGACGAGTAAGTGGTTTACCCTGCTAATCTTGATTTGGGCGGGCTTTAGCTACTTTTTCCCAGCCTTTTCACTGAGCTATGCGAAAAATGTTTCCTACATTTTGATGTTTATTCTCTTTGGCATGGGCTTGACCTTGAGCTGGGAAGATTTTAAGCGGATTGGTAAGCGACCAATACCCGTTATTTTGGGTACAGTGGCCCACTACGTGATTATGCCCTTGGTGGCCTGGATTTTGTGCCTGATTTTCCGTTTGGACGGGGCCGTGGCTGCCGGGGTTATCCTGGTCGGATCCTGCCCAAGTGGAACGGCTTCCAGTGTCATGGCCTACCTGGCCAAGGGGGATGTGGCCCTAGATGTTACCATCGAGGCCCTCTCAACCTTGCTGGCACCAATTATGCTGCCCCTGCTATTGAAGTTTTACGCAGGTAAGTACGTTGATGTTTCTTTCCAGACGTTGTTTATCAACATTTCTGTGATTGTGGTCATTCCAATCGTCTTGGGTGTTTTCCTCAATTCCCTCTTCCACAGTCATATTCAGAAGGCTAAGGAAGCCCTGCCACTGCTGTCTCAGATTGCCATCCTGGCGATTATCGGGGTGGTCGTTGCGGTTAACCAGAAGCATCTCTTTACGGCTGAGACGCTGATTGTTATTCCAGTCGTTATCTTCCACAACCTGAGTGGTTACGCCCTGGGTTATGCCTTTGCCCGAATGATTGGCCTTAACCATGCCCAGAGTAAGGCGATTACCTTTGAAGTTGGGATGCAAGATTCTAGCTTGGGTGCTACTTTGGCCATTAAGTATTTCTCGCCAGTGGCAGCGGTCCCATCAACGGTTTTCTCAATCTGGCACAACATTTCCGGTTCAGCCCTATCTACCTGGTGGCGTAACCGGCATGAAGCCACTAATTCATAA
- a CDS encoding deoxynucleoside kinase produces the protein MVIITAGMIGVGKTTLTGLLADHFGTQAFYEPVGDNPVLPLFYENPKQYGFLLQIFFLNRRFDMIKAALADNNNVLDRSIYEDELFTKENHKDGNISDRELAVYEDLLDHMMAELNQLPKKAPDLMVYADADFETILSRIKKRGRSYEQFEENEGLRQYYHKMWLAYQGWFDQYQVSPKIKLDLQRYDLSEPENQKIVIGQVEDALAKIQ, from the coding sequence ATGGTGATTATCACAGCAGGAATGATTGGGGTCGGCAAGACCACGCTGACCGGCCTATTGGCCGACCACTTTGGCACCCAGGCCTTTTACGAGCCGGTGGGGGATAATCCGGTGCTACCGCTCTTTTATGAAAATCCCAAGCAGTACGGCTTTTTACTGCAGATTTTCTTTTTAAACCGGCGCTTTGACATGATCAAGGCCGCCTTGGCGGACAACAACAATGTCTTGGACCGCTCCATCTATGAGGACGAGCTCTTTACCAAGGAAAATCATAAGGATGGCAATATCTCCGACCGGGAACTGGCGGTCTACGAGGACTTGCTCGACCACATGATGGCGGAGTTAAATCAGCTGCCTAAAAAGGCCCCAGACTTGATGGTCTATGCCGATGCCGACTTTGAAACCATTCTGAGCCGGATTAAAAAGCGGGGCCGCTCTTACGAACAGTTTGAGGAAAATGAGGGGCTGCGCCAGTACTACCACAAGATGTGGCTGGCCTACCAGGGCTGGTTTGACCAGTACCAGGTTTCACCTAAGATCAAACTCGACTTGCAGCGTTATGACCTGAGTGAACCCGAAAACCAAAAAATTGTGATTGGCCAGGTTGAAGATGCCCTGGCAAAAATCCAATAA
- the ilvD gene encoding dihydroxy-acid dehydratase has protein sequence MSKNTLDFSIDGKDIKKRSDTLKVGVNQAPARSLLYATGQVKNDEDMKKPFIAICNSYVEIVPGHIHLRALADVAKQAIRDAGGIPFEFNTIGVDDGIAMGHVGMRYSLPSREVIADAAETMINAHWFDGVLFMPNCDKITPGMLMAAARTNVPSVFVSGGPMHAGVNPITGESATLSTMFEAVGAYKSGKMDKKDLVEFEQTVCPSCGSCAGMFTANSMNSLMEAMGMALPYNGTAVADSEERKELVREAARQVMYVVKNNIRPRDIMTKEAFDDCYALDMAMGGSTNTVLHGLAIAHEAGVPYSENDINQIAEKTPYLAKIAPSSIYTMTDVHEAGGVPAILNQLVKKGNILHHDRLTVTGKTIQENVAGCEIKNEKVIHPLSNPYSETGGLSILYGNIATKGSVIKVGGVDPDIKVFNGNAICFDSHDDAVAAIDDGTVKAGHVVVIRYEGPKGGPGMPEMLSPTSDIIGRGLGRSVGLITDGRFSGATHGICVGHVAPEAAAGGEIALIKDGDPITINLEERTMNLDIPEEELEERRNHFPEFVPKVKKGYLARYQALVSTADKGAVLKGYDEIVNGTGA, from the coding sequence ATGTCCAAGAACACGTTAGATTTTTCCATCGACGGTAAAGATATCAAGAAGCGCAGTGACACCCTAAAGGTTGGGGTCAACCAGGCGCCTGCCCGGAGTTTGCTCTACGCAACCGGTCAGGTTAAAAATGATGAAGATATGAAGAAGCCCTTCATCGCCATCTGTAACTCCTATGTAGAAATCGTGCCTGGGCACATCCACCTGCGGGCCTTGGCTGATGTCGCCAAGCAGGCTATCCGTGATGCCGGTGGGATTCCCTTCGAATTCAACACTATCGGCGTTGATGATGGGATTGCCATGGGTCACGTTGGCATGCGTTATTCGCTGCCAAGCCGGGAAGTTATTGCTGATGCGGCTGAAACCATGATTAACGCCCACTGGTTTGATGGGGTTTTGTTCATGCCTAACTGTGACAAGATCACGCCAGGGATGTTGATGGCCGCTGCCCGGACTAACGTTCCTTCCGTCTTTGTTTCTGGTGGACCGATGCACGCCGGGGTTAACCCAATTACTGGTGAGTCAGCCACGCTGTCAACCATGTTTGAAGCCGTCGGTGCTTATAAGAGCGGTAAGATGGATAAGAAGGACCTGGTCGAGTTTGAACAAACTGTCTGTCCTTCCTGTGGATCTTGTGCCGGTATGTTTACTGCCAACTCCATGAACTCCCTGATGGAAGCCATGGGTATGGCGCTGCCTTACAACGGAACGGCCGTAGCCGACTCAGAAGAGCGTAAGGAGCTGGTTCGTGAAGCCGCCCGTCAGGTCATGTATGTTGTTAAAAACAACATCCGTCCCCGCGATATCATGACCAAGGAAGCCTTTGATGACTGCTACGCCCTGGACATGGCCATGGGTGGTTCAACCAACACCGTCCTACACGGTCTGGCCATCGCCCACGAAGCCGGGGTTCCTTATTCAGAAAACGATATCAACCAGATTGCTGAAAAGACGCCTTACCTGGCTAAGATTGCCCCTTCATCAATCTATACGATGACTGATGTCCATGAAGCCGGTGGAGTGCCTGCCATCTTGAACCAGCTGGTGAAGAAGGGCAATATCCTTCATCATGACCGGTTGACGGTCACGGGTAAGACCATCCAAGAAAACGTGGCTGGTTGCGAGATTAAAAACGAGAAGGTTATCCATCCACTGTCCAACCCTTACTCTGAAACCGGTGGTCTTTCAATCCTTTACGGTAACATTGCCACCAAGGGTTCGGTTATCAAGGTTGGTGGGGTTGACCCAGACATTAAGGTCTTCAACGGTAATGCTATCTGCTTTGATTCCCACGATGATGCTGTCGCTGCCATCGATGATGGCACGGTTAAGGCCGGTCACGTGGTGGTTATCCGCTATGAAGGTCCTAAGGGTGGACCGGGCATGCCTGAAATGCTGAGTCCAACCTCTGATATCATTGGTCGCGGTCTGGGCCGCAGTGTTGGTCTGATTACCGATGGTCGTTTCTCTGGAGCCACCCACGGTATCTGTGTTGGTCACGTGGCACCCGAAGCGGCGGCTGGTGGCGAAATTGCCTTGATTAAGGATGGCGATCCAATCACCATCAACCTGGAAGAGCGGACGATGAACCTAGATATTCCAGAAGAGGAATTAGAGGAACGGCGTAACCACTTCCCAGAGTTCGTACCCAAGGTTAAGAAGGGCTACCTGGCCCGTTACCAGGCCTTGGTTTCAACGGCCGATAAGGGTGCGGTACTGAAGGGTTATGACGAAATTGTAAATGGAACGGGGGCGTAA
- the mscL gene encoding large conductance mechanosensitive channel protein MscL, translated as MFHEFRQFIARGNMVDLAIGVIIGGAFTSLVKSLTSNLINPLIGFFIGKSSNLTNLKWQVTPNLVFTYGAFLNDLMDFIITAFVVFLLIKFLNNFIIKQHAKQEAKVDPQVQLLQEIRDELAQSNQK; from the coding sequence ATATTCCATGAATTCCGGCAGTTCATTGCCCGGGGTAATATGGTCGACCTGGCCATCGGGGTCATCATTGGTGGTGCCTTTACCAGCCTGGTTAAGTCACTGACATCCAACTTGATCAACCCCTTGATTGGCTTCTTCATTGGTAAGTCATCAAACCTGACCAACTTAAAATGGCAGGTTACCCCTAACCTGGTCTTCACCTACGGGGCCTTCTTGAACGACTTGATGGACTTCATCATCACCGCCTTTGTGGTCTTCTTGTTGATTAAGTTCCTGAACAACTTCATCATCAAGCAACACGCCAAGCAGGAAGCCAAGGTTGATCCGCAGGTTCAACTGCTCCAAGAAATTCGCGACGAGTTAGCCCAGTCTAACCAAAAATAA
- a CDS encoding ATP-binding cassette domain-containing protein: protein MLLEVKNLSVDSILAGINLTVNQGDWLTITGPSGGGKSTLLRALARLQDGVSGQIDFAGKPASDYDLSTYRQQVSYAVQSASLFGHTVRDNLDLPFQVRQVPVNLDRQVELLEKVDLPSDYLDKPITDLSGGQRQRVGLLRNLVFPPQVLLLDEITTGLDAQTKAVVWRLVKMSQADHHLAIISVTHDSQEIEAASHLLTVKEGHLDD, encoded by the coding sequence ATGTTATTAGAAGTTAAAAACTTATCCGTTGATTCAATTTTAGCTGGTATTAACTTAACTGTTAATCAGGGTGATTGGTTAACCATCACCGGTCCTTCCGGTGGCGGTAAGAGCACCCTGCTTCGGGCCTTAGCCCGGCTGCAAGACGGGGTCAGCGGGCAGATTGATTTCGCCGGAAAGCCCGCCAGTGATTATGACTTGAGCACTTACCGGCAGCAGGTTTCCTACGCAGTTCAAAGTGCCAGCCTTTTTGGTCACACGGTACGCGATAACCTGGATTTGCCCTTCCAGGTCCGCCAAGTACCGGTCAATTTAGACCGTCAGGTTGAACTTTTAGAAAAGGTTGACTTACCCAGTGATTACCTTGATAAGCCAATCACTGACCTGTCCGGCGGCCAACGTCAGCGGGTGGGCCTGCTGCGTAACCTGGTCTTTCCACCCCAGGTCCTGCTCCTAGACGAAATCACGACCGGTCTGGATGCGCAAACTAAGGCAGTCGTCTGGCGCCTAGTTAAAATGAGCCAGGCCGACCACCACCTGGCCATTATCAGCGTGACCCATGATAGTCAGGAAATTGAAGCTGCCAGCCATTTGTTAACAGTTAAGGAGGGACATTTAGATGATTAA
- a CDS encoding DUF1361 domain-containing protein: MKQNIKNILMIHLIVVLFFLFVFYTPTHFGFLIWNVFLALLPADFALLAISAKNRLLKAVFSLLWLLFYPNTMYMITDFIHLQYISTSLDVRFQYFNYAVLSAGIFIGVTLGVLSLEIIFHRFFVRVNDLTRLAVMFIMSLISAFGIYLGRFLRLNSWDVFTKFQTVWDSIMGSLSLHMIAFVVLFAGVQFAILVIYHYGGRVLINLSLDSNQESR; this comes from the coding sequence GTGAAACAAAACATCAAAAACATCTTAATGATTCACCTAATCGTGGTTTTGTTTTTCCTATTTGTGTTTTACACGCCCACTCACTTTGGTTTTTTAATTTGGAATGTTTTTTTGGCCCTTTTACCAGCTGACTTTGCCCTGCTGGCAATTTCGGCTAAAAACCGCCTACTCAAGGCCGTCTTTAGCCTGCTCTGGCTCCTCTTTTATCCCAACACTATGTACATGATTACGGACTTTATCCACCTGCAGTACATCAGTACCAGCCTGGATGTCCGTTTCCAGTACTTTAACTATGCTGTTCTTTCCGCTGGCATCTTCATTGGGGTGACCCTCGGGGTCTTGAGCCTAGAAATTATCTTCCACCGCTTCTTTGTCCGGGTCAATGACCTAACCCGGCTGGCGGTGATGTTCATCATGTCACTGATCTCGGCCTTTGGCATTTACTTGGGCCGCTTCCTGCGCTTAAATTCCTGGGATGTCTTCACCAAGTTTCAAACGGTCTGGGACAGTATCATGGGTTCACTGAGCCTGCATATGATTGCCTTTGTGGTCCTCTTTGCTGGGGTCCAATTTGCCATCCTGGTCATTTACCACTACGGTGGTCGGGTCTTAATTAATCTCTCCCTTGACAGCAATCAAGAATCCCGGTAG
- a CDS encoding adenylosuccinate synthase: protein MSGIIVVGSQWGDEGKGKIVDFFAEQADAVVRYQGGNNAGHTIWHGDTKFELSALPSGIITPGQLAILGNGVVINPEALLKEIAEVEAQGISIENLRISNRAHVIMPYHIELDRAAEQATSNRIGTTKKGIGPAYTDKISRVGIRIADLIDPEVFGQLLKEYLPFKNQQLTKLYGKEPLDYDEIYQKYVDMGQQLAPYVTDTAYLLGKMLRADKRVVFEGAQGVMLDVDHGTYPYVTSSNPTAGGVMNGAGVGPKQIQDVVGVIKAYTSRVGAGPFPTELHDEIADHIREIGHEYGVVTKRPRRIGWLDAVALRHAVQVSGLTKLAINSLDVLSGLDEVKIATSYSHKGERVDHFPASDTWFEGLDVNYETLPGWQEDITGVERFEDLPKNAQNYLTRIAEILDVDLLSFAVGPTPEQTHLLTPVWQ from the coding sequence ATGTCAGGTATTATTGTGGTGGGTTCCCAGTGGGGCGATGAAGGTAAGGGAAAGATTGTTGATTTCTTTGCCGAGCAGGCTGATGCAGTTGTACGCTACCAGGGTGGTAACAACGCGGGACACACGATTTGGCACGGCGATACGAAGTTCGAACTTTCGGCCCTGCCTTCTGGGATTATTACCCCGGGTCAGTTAGCCATTTTGGGAAATGGGGTCGTGATTAACCCCGAAGCCCTTTTAAAGGAAATTGCGGAGGTGGAAGCCCAGGGGATTTCCATCGAAAACCTGCGTATTTCTAACCGGGCCCACGTGATTATGCCTTATCATATTGAACTGGACCGGGCCGCTGAGCAGGCCACTTCTAACCGGATCGGCACGACTAAGAAGGGGATTGGACCAGCCTATACTGATAAGATTTCCCGGGTAGGGATTCGGATTGCGGACCTAATTGACCCCGAGGTCTTTGGCCAGCTCCTAAAGGAGTACCTGCCCTTTAAGAACCAGCAGTTAACTAAGCTCTATGGTAAAGAACCACTGGATTATGACGAGATTTACCAGAAGTACGTTGACATGGGCCAGCAGTTAGCCCCTTATGTTACGGATACGGCCTACCTGCTGGGTAAGATGCTCCGGGCTGATAAGCGGGTTGTCTTTGAGGGGGCTCAGGGCGTTATGCTCGATGTTGACCACGGAACCTACCCCTACGTTACTAGCTCAAACCCAACCGCTGGTGGGGTGATGAATGGGGCTGGGGTTGGTCCTAAGCAAATCCAGGACGTGGTCGGCGTGATTAAGGCCTACACGTCCCGGGTTGGTGCCGGTCCTTTCCCAACTGAACTCCACGATGAGATTGCTGATCACATCCGTGAAATCGGTCATGAGTACGGCGTAGTGACCAAGCGTCCCCGCCGTATTGGCTGGTTGGATGCCGTGGCCTTGCGACACGCCGTTCAGGTTTCAGGTTTGACCAAGTTGGCCATCAATTCCTTGGATGTCCTGTCTGGGCTTGATGAAGTCAAGATTGCGACTTCTTATTCCCACAAGGGCGAGCGGGTCGACCACTTCCCAGCTTCCGATACCTGGTTTGAAGGTTTAGATGTTAATTATGAAACCCTGCCCGGCTGGCAGGAAGATATTACCGGGGTGGAGCGCTTTGAGGACCTGCCTAAAAACGCCCAGAACTACCTGACCCGGATTGCCGAAATTCTAGATGTTGACCTCTTGAGCTTTGCCGTCGGCCCAACGCCAGAGCAAACGCACCTGTTGACGCCAGTTTGGCAGTAA
- the rpmF gene encoding 50S ribosomal protein L32, producing MATPSNKNSKSHKRNRRGHIGLNVPNIVLDKATGEYRVAHRVSPSGVYNGKQVMDNK from the coding sequence ATGGCAACCCCATCAAACAAGAATTCTAAGTCACATAAGCGTAACCGCCGTGGTCATATCGGTTTGAACGTTCCAAATATCGTTTTGGATAAGGCAACTGGTGAGTACCGCGTTGCCCACCGCGTTTCACCTTCTGGTGTCTATAACGGTAAGCAAGTTATGGATAACAAGTAA
- a CDS encoding NFACT RNA binding domain-containing protein: MPIDGLFTHATVHELNQLINGGRITKVHQPYANEIVLVVRQGGVNRRLLLSAHPNYARAQITEIPYENPQTPPNFAMFLRRNLEGARIDKIDQVENDRIINFYVQTHDELGDLQTLVLTLEMMGRHSNLFLVRQKDQRILELIKHVSADQNRVRTLLPGAKYVLPPAQDLANPFTSDWQGLSTIILDDDLTAWPRAIQQTYQGFSRQSAQSLALAIQAGSDSLASAQDWLAHFDNLSPTLYRSESGQLSFAPFDWPTKEVPAQKESFASLGQLLDAYYVGKAEHDRVQQQASSLIRLVKNELKKNQTKRKKLEATLVDSEHADQYKVMGDLLITYPHLVHKGMDNVQIENYYDENRLLTIPLDPRLDGLKNAEKYFRRYRKLHTAKEYVGHQIEVTDAEIEYFQQIASQLDVASPKDVNDIKVELTEEGYLRAKRHSKQKQRPSQPDRFTSTDGTLIEVGKNNLQNEGLSLKKSNRRNIWLHVQKLPGSHVIIHSDHPSEATLTEAAELAAYFSKARDSANVPVDYLPAGKLRKPNGAKPGYVIFEGQQTLYVTPNAQLVNQLRQK; encoded by the coding sequence ATGCCGATTGATGGCCTCTTTACCCATGCCACCGTGCATGAATTAAACCAACTCATTAATGGTGGTCGTATCACCAAGGTCCACCAACCCTACGCCAACGAAATCGTCCTGGTCGTTCGTCAGGGCGGCGTTAACCGGCGTCTGCTGCTCAGTGCCCACCCCAACTATGCCCGGGCCCAGATTACAGAAATTCCTTATGAAAACCCACAGACGCCACCCAATTTCGCTATGTTCTTACGGCGCAACTTGGAAGGGGCTCGGATTGATAAGATTGACCAGGTTGAAAATGACCGGATTATTAATTTCTACGTCCAGACCCATGACGAACTCGGCGACCTACAAACCCTGGTCCTGACCCTAGAAATGATGGGCCGCCACTCCAATCTCTTCCTTGTACGCCAAAAAGACCAGCGGATTTTGGAACTGATTAAGCACGTTTCGGCCGACCAAAACCGGGTGCGCACCCTCTTGCCCGGGGCCAAATACGTCTTACCGCCCGCCCAAGACCTGGCCAACCCCTTTACCAGTGACTGGCAGGGACTGAGTACTATTATCTTAGACGACGACCTGACTGCCTGGCCACGGGCCATCCAGCAGACTTACCAGGGCTTTAGCCGGCAGTCAGCCCAGTCCCTGGCCTTAGCCATCCAGGCTGGCAGCGATTCCCTGGCCAGTGCCCAAGACTGGTTGGCTCACTTCGATAACCTGTCACCAACCCTGTACCGGTCAGAAAGTGGTCAACTAAGCTTTGCTCCTTTTGACTGGCCGACCAAGGAAGTCCCTGCCCAAAAGGAATCCTTTGCTAGTCTGGGCCAACTCCTAGATGCCTACTATGTTGGTAAGGCCGAGCATGACCGGGTCCAACAACAGGCCAGCAGCTTGATTCGCTTAGTTAAAAATGAGCTCAAGAAGAATCAAACCAAGCGTAAGAAGTTGGAAGCAACCCTGGTGGACAGTGAGCACGCTGACCAGTACAAGGTCATGGGTGACCTGTTAATCACCTACCCCCACCTGGTCCACAAGGGCATGGACAACGTCCAAATCGAAAACTACTACGATGAAAACCGCCTGCTGACCATCCCCCTTGATCCGCGGCTAGACGGCCTAAAGAACGCTGAAAAATATTTCCGCCGTTACCGCAAGCTCCACACGGCTAAGGAATACGTCGGCCATCAAATCGAAGTCACCGATGCCGAAATCGAATACTTCCAACAGATTGCCAGCCAGCTAGACGTCGCTTCCCCCAAGGATGTCAACGATATCAAGGTGGAGCTGACCGAGGAGGGCTACCTGCGGGCTAAGCGGCATAGCAAACAGAAGCAGCGGCCATCCCAGCCCGACCGCTTTACCAGTACCGATGGCACCCTAATTGAAGTTGGTAAAAACAACCTGCAAAACGAGGGCCTTTCGTTGAAGAAAAGCAACCGGCGTAATATCTGGCTCCACGTCCAGAAATTGCCCGGTTCCCACGTCATTATCCACAGTGACCATCCCAGTGAAGCAACGTTGACGGAGGCAGCCGAACTGGCGGCTTATTTCAGTAAGGCCCGGGATTCGGCCAACGTACCGGTGGACTACTTGCCGGCCGGCAAGCTCCGCAAGCCCAATGGTGCCAAGCCGGGTTACGTGATTTTTGAAGGTCAACAAACCCTCTATGTGACCCCCAATGCCCAGTTAGTCAATCAGTTAAGACAAAAATAA
- the infC gene encoding translation initiation factor IF-3, with protein MRAPRVLLINGRQQQEMSTADAQKIADDQGQDLVLVQANGNPPVAKIMDWGKAKFEAQKRQKEQRKNQKTVQVKEVRMSPNIDSGDFETRKKAAIKFLEKGNKVKLNLRFRGRMITHQDIGREVLEQMAQELDDIAKVEQRAKMDGRQMFLVLAPKKAK; from the coding sequence ATTCGCGCACCACGGGTTTTGTTAATCAACGGCCGTCAGCAGCAGGAAATGTCGACTGCTGATGCTCAAAAGATTGCCGATGACCAGGGTCAGGACTTGGTCCTGGTTCAGGCCAACGGTAACCCACCGGTTGCTAAGATTATGGACTGGGGTAAGGCTAAGTTTGAGGCGCAAAAGCGTCAAAAGGAACAGCGCAAGAACCAAAAGACAGTCCAGGTCAAGGAAGTTCGGATGTCACCAAACATTGATTCTGGTGACTTTGAAACCCGTAAGAAGGCTGCCATTAAGTTTTTGGAAAAGGGTAACAAGGTTAAGTTGAACCTCCGTTTCCGTGGCCGGATGATTACGCACCAAGACATTGGTCGTGAAGTGCTGGAACAAATGGCCCAGGAACTAGATGACATTGCCAAGGTTGAGCAACGTGCTAAGATGGATGGCCGCCAAATGTTTTTGGTACTGGCACCAAAGAAAGCCAAATAA